In Fusarium oxysporum f. sp. lycopersici 4287 chromosome 6, whole genome shotgun sequence, a single window of DNA contains:
- a CDS encoding hypothetical protein (At least one base has a quality score < 10): MSRHVLIVGGHGRIAQILTQQLLKKSWTVTSLIRRQDQVSEINSLATANQGDLNVLVRNLEHVHDTSQARSILHEVKPDTVVWCAGAGGEARPDQTFAIDRDAAINFIKAAVQTPNVKKLLVISYINCRRERPSWWDEEAWIYAQEMQRGGLLSYCQAKLAADEILLQEASTRANFSGISLRLGILSDEPAGLIELGKTTTSRGSVSRASVAEVIVLLLEHETVQTAWLDMLDGAEDIETAVERVVNDRENAAEEGKRPQT; this comes from the exons ATGAGTCGACACGTTCTGATCGTCGGCGGCCATGGAAGGATTGCTCAGATCCTTACGCAGCAACTACTTAAGAAGTCGTGGACCGTCACTAGTCTCATTCGGAGACAGGATCAAGTCTCCGAGATCAACAGCCTAGCCACTGCTAACCAGGGAGATTTAAACGTGCTGGTCCGTAATTTGGAACATGTCCACGATACTTCCCAAGCAAGATCGATCCTCCATGAAGTCAAACCAGATACCGTTGTTTGGTGCGCTGGAGCAGGTGGGGAGGCAAGGCCTGACCAA ACGTTTGCCATCGACCGCGATGCTGCtattaactttattaaaGCTGCAGTCCAGACGCCGAATGTTAAAAAATTACTTGTTATTTCGTATATTAACTGTCGTCGAGAGCGACCTAGTTGGTGGGATGAGGAAGCTTGGATATACGCGCAAGAGATGCAGAGAGGCGGTCTCTTGAGCTACTGTCAAGCTAAATTAGCAGCAGATGAGATACTTCTTCAGGAGGCGTCCACCCGAGCTAACTTCTCGGGGATAAGTCTTCGCCTGGGCATACTGTCGGACGAACCCGCAGGGTTGATCGAGCTTGGAAAAACTACAACGTCGAGGGGTAGTGTTAGCCGGGCATCTGTAGCTGAAGTTATTGTGTTGCTGCTTGAGCATGAGACGGTGCAGACAGCCTGGCTGGATATGCTTGATGGCGCTGAAGATATTGAAACTGCTGTCGAACGTGTAGTCAATGACCGAGAGAATGCGGCTGAGGAAGGAAAACGACCGCAGACCTAG